The proteins below come from a single Octopus sinensis linkage group LG10, ASM634580v1, whole genome shotgun sequence genomic window:
- the LOC115216274 gene encoding uncharacterized protein K02A2.6-like — translation MTNLLMKQKGNCSTKGNKGLMQRTVKNVYSICDGVLMYAQKCETWPEVKIPWFQLHIDFADPVNGYYYLIVGDSYTKLPEVARCKRSTSCTVINFLHELFARFGVPDIIVFDNGTQFVSWEFKGFCEMFTLEHKTIATVSP, via the coding sequence atgacaaatttattaatGAAACAAAAAGGAAACTGCTCGACAAAAGGAAATAAAGGTCTGATGCAAAGAACCGTCAAGAACGTGTACTCTATATGTGATGGTGTATTAATGTACGCTCAAAAATGCGAAACTTGGCCAGAAGTGAAAATACCATGGTTCCAATTGCATATCGATTTTGCAGACCCAGTAAATGGATATTATTACTTAATAGTAGGGGACAGCTACACAAAATTGCCCGAGGTTGCGAGGTGTAAACGATCAACCTCATGTACAGTAATAAACTTTTTACACGAGCTGTTCGCAAGATTTGGCGTACCGGATATAATTGTCTTTGATAACGGAACACAGTTTGTATCATGGGAGTTTAAAGGATTCTGCGAGATGTTCACATTAGAACATAAAACTATAGCAACCGTATCACCCTAG